Proteins co-encoded in one Malus sylvestris chromosome 9, drMalSylv7.2, whole genome shotgun sequence genomic window:
- the LOC126582325 gene encoding uncharacterized protein LOC126582325: MASGEKEFEIDLESGGCTSKEDASLDVVSSNGQRIKFLGSVFGWFLHLNESITCTCGIVSSSSLEKSGEVSNVSVETLIERNSEGEESQGHMLRAEKACENEQCKKKNSRNAPKPPRPPKRPSLDAADQKLVREITELAKRKRARIEQMKVAKKMKASKSSSLYSGISALIITLLFFVVIFQGISSRSVPTVSTQGSPEPAIATTQGFVSVEYQKSDIQRSTNQNFGEEISRSGG, translated from the exons ATGGCTTCAGGggaaaaagagtttgaaataGACCTTGAAAGTGGAGGGTGTACTAGTAAAGAAGATGCGAGCTTAGATGTTGTTTCGAGCAACGGACAGAGAATTAAGTTCTTGGGTAGTGTTTTCGGTTGGTTTTTGCATTTGAATGAATCAATTACATGTACATGTGGCATTGTATCATCTAGCAGTCTGGAAAAATCTGGCGAGGTTTCGAATGTCAGTGTAGAGACACTAATAGAAAGGAATTCAGAAGGGGAAGAGAGTCAAGGACATATGCTCCGAGCAGAAAAGGCGTGTGAAAATGAGCAGTGTAAGAAGAAAAACTCTAGGAATGCTCCTAAGCCACCACGACCTCCTAAACGTCCATCACTGGATGCCGCTGACCAGAAGTTGGTTAGGGAGATCACTGAGCTGGCCAAGAGAAAGCGTGCAAGAATTGAACAAATGAAAGTAGCAAAGAAGATGAAAGCATCCAAGTCATCCTCTTTATACAGCGGCATATCTGCTCTGATCATCACACTACTCTTCTTCGTCGTAATCTTTCAAG GGATAAGCTCCAGAAGCGTTCCAACTGTGAGTACACAGGGGTCTCCTGAGCCAGCAATCGCAACAACTCAAGGTTTTGTCTCAGTTGAATACCAAAAAAGCGACATACAACGTTCTACCAATCAAAA CTTTGGGGAAGAGATTTCCCGTTCAGGTGGATGA
- the LOC126582321 gene encoding aspartic proteinase nepenthesin-1, translated as MSCSPSCVVLLTLGVLLVSFFVNPACSTSRRALRLRDHQTMQNGFKVTLKHIDSDKNLTKIERFQRRISRGRKRLQRLNAMVLAASPSDQDSGVTSPVHAGQGEFLMKLSIGNPADTFNAIMDTGSDLIWTQCKPCEDCYDQPTPIFDPTKSSTFSKLSCESELCEALPSQTCTNSSCEYYYAYGDSSSTNGILATETFTFGDVSVPKIGFGCGKDNEGGGFDQGSGLVGLGRGPLSLVSQLKEPKFSYCLTSIDDTEGSSTLLMGSLASLNNTKSGPANIITTPLIKNPNRDQSTFYYLTLEGITVGETRLHLKKDTFTLGDDGSGGLIIDSGTTLTYIEEDAFDALKKEFTSQIKLSEADATDTVGLDACYKLPKDVNSGKVEVPKLVFNFKGADLELPGENYILVDTDVGVLCLAMGSASSMSVFGNFQQQNMLVYHDLAEETLSFVPTKCDQL; from the exons ATGTCATGCTCACCAAGTTG TGTTGTACTATTAACCCTAGGAGTGCTACTAGTTTCCTTCTTTGTTAACCCGGCATGTTCCACTTCAAGAAGAGCTCTCCGTCTTCGCGACCACCAGACCATGCAAAACGGGTTCAAGGTGACTCTCAAACACATTGATTCTGATAAAAACTTGACCAAAATCGAGCGTTTCCAACGCAGAATCAGTCGTGGCCGAAAAAGGTTGCAAAGGCTCAACGCAATGGTCTTAGCCGCTTCACCATCAGATCAGGATTCCGGTGTTACATCTCCTGTCCACGCCGGTCAAGGAGAGTTTTTAATGAAGTTGTCGATTGGTAATCCGGCAGATACCTTCAATGCCATTATGGACACCGGCAGCGATCTCATTTGGACTCAGTGCAAGCCGTGTGAGGACTGTTATGATCAACCAACCCCAATCTTCGACCCGACAAAGTCCTCAACATTCTCAAAGCTATCATGCGAAAGCGAGCTTTGTGAAGCACTACCATCCCAAACATGCACCAACAGTTCATGCGAGTACTACTACGCCTATGGGGATTCTTCCTCCACGAATGGGATTCTCGCAACCGAAACGTTCACATTCGGAGACGTTTCGGTTCCCAAAATAGGGTTTGGATGTGGCAAAGACAATGAAGGTGGTGGCTTTGATCAAGGTTCCGGACTTGTGGGGTTAGGCCGTGGACCGTTGTCCTTGGTTTCGCAGCTCAAGGAGCCCAAATTCTCGTATTGCTTGACTTCCATTGACGACACAGAAGGTAGTAGCACACTTTTGATGGGGTCTTTAGCAAGCTTGAACAACACTAAATCAGGTCCTGCAAATATCATAACTACCCCTTTGATCAAAAATCCAAATCGTGACCAATCAACTTTCTACTATCTCACCCTAGAAGGCATCACGGTGGGTGAAACTCGATTGCACCTTAAAAAAGACACTTTTACGCTCGGAGATGATGGGAGTGGTGGCCTAATCATAGACTCGGGGACAACTCTTACGTATATAGAAGAGGATGCTTTTGATGCACTCAAGAAAGAGTTCACTTCCCAGATTAAACTTTCGGAGGCGGATGCGACAGACACGGTGGGGCTTGACGCGTGCTACAAGCTGCCGAAAGACGTTAACTCTGGAAAGGTAGAGGTGCCAAAGTTGGTGTTTAATTTCAAGGGTGCGGATTTGGAATTACCAGGTGAAAACTATATTCTGGTGGATACGGATGTTGGGGTGCTTTGCTTGGCCATGGGGTCTGCGAGCTCGATGTCTGTGTTTGGAAATTTTCAGCAACAGAATATGTTGGTTTACCATGATCTTGCCGAGGAAACACTCTCGTTTGTTCCTACGAAATGTGACCAGTTGTGA